The genomic window GCGGAAGGCACGTCGAGGGTGGTGGGCTATCTCAATGGCGAGGATGCCCGCAGCACGCTTTCCGCCATGGAGCAGATGGGGGCCAAGGCCGAATTCAAGGACGATGCCCTATACATCACCGGTGTGGCCGGCGAGCTCCGGCAACCCGAGGAGCCGCTCGATATGGGCAACTCCGGGACGGGCACGCGCCTGCTGGCCGGCATTGTGGCCGGTTCCGGAATCGAAGCCGCGATGGTGGGCGATGCCTCGCTCTCGTCGCGTCCGATGGGCCGCATCCGCCAACCGCTCGAACTGATGGGGGCCCGCATTGGCCTAACCGGCAAGAAGGGCACGCTGCCCATGATGATTGCCGGTGGCAACCTGCAGGGCATCGGCTACCTGCTGCCGATGGCTTCGGCGCAGGTGAAATCGTGCGTGCTGCTCGCGGGCCTCTTTGCCGAAGGAAAAACAACGGTCATCGAACCGCGCCCGACGCGCGACCACACCGAAAAACTGTTCCAGGCGCTGGACATTCCCATTCAGATCAATGGGCTGGAGATTTCGATTGAAGGATTTGGGAAGCAGGGGCCGCGTTACAAGGCGCGCGACTTTTTTGTGCCGGGCGATTTTTCCTCGGCGGCATTCTGGATTGTTGCGGTAGCCGCGCGTCCGGGGGCGGAACTGCTGATTGAAAACGTGGGCCTCAATCCGCGTCGCACGGCGCTCCTCGATGTGATGAAGCGCATGGGCGCGGATATCGAAGTGAGCGTGACGGAAGAGAAGGGCGATCC from Pontiella desulfatans includes these protein-coding regions:
- the aroA gene encoding 3-phosphoshikimate 1-carboxyvinyltransferase, yielding MSSKKIFPAKLGGTVTVPGDKSISQRVAMLASLAEGTSRVVGYLNGEDARSTLSAMEQMGAKAEFKDDALYITGVAGELRQPEEPLDMGNSGTGTRLLAGIVAGSGIEAAMVGDASLSSRPMGRIRQPLELMGARIGLTGKKGTLPMMIAGGNLQGIGYLLPMASAQVKSCVLLAGLFAEGKTTVIEPRPTRDHTEKLFQALDIPIQINGLEISIEGFGKQGPRYKARDFFVPGDFSSAAFWIVAVAARPGAELLIENVGLNPRRTALLDVMKRMGADIEVSVTEEKGDPYGTIRVRGAQLKGTVVEGDEIPNLIDELPIIAVAGALAEGQTDIRDAAELRVKESDRIAEMVKNLQLFGIEVDEKEDGMVVTGPARLKTPDAVIDSHGDHRIAMSVAILNSFSDGAITIENVGCVDTSYPEFWQHMEQLGGTVE